One Dialister invisus DSM 15470 genomic region harbors:
- the uvrC gene encoding excinuclease ABC subunit UvrC: protein METINTLIRAKVDALPDSPGVYRWKDKDGRVIYVGKAVNLKNRVRSYLREDKNRSPKVAAMIRHAADLDITMTATEMEALILECNLIKELHPKYNISLRDDKSYPYVKITVNEKWPRILVTRNIRRDDGAKYFGPFTDVGSLRKTLSLIRRLYPIRTCRSMKVSRPCLQYHMNLCCAPCWNHCTEEQYHEYVVKTCDLFEGKNTELVKALQKDMESASEEMNFERAAVLRDQLHAVQSVQQRQNIVSKEGDFDVVGMSRLDEHAGLEIFYIRYGKMVGKENLSIPDSLHETDEDIIAAFIKNFYGANPSSVPKEIILPILPQESLLLTAWLSKLRNGDVKIYVPERGFKRRLKDMAQSNAAKYLADKKLQWEYQDAREQGAVNKLKELLHLPKLPERIECFDISHNQGAETTGSMVVFESGRPNKKEYRRFKLQSTQGTPDDFKSMAEVMARRYGIETKWPRPDLIVLDGGKGQLDAALPVIRSCGIDTPVIGLAKRMEEIYVEGQTDPIIIDPHEPALQLLQFIRDEAHRFVITYHRKWTTKRNTESILDHIAGIGPQRRNALWHAFRSLDEMRNATVEELTRVKGMNKTAAENVFRFFRMKKDEKRMLVEGFIDRERDDLSKF from the coding sequence ATGGAGACGATTAATACATTAATACGGGCAAAAGTAGATGCGTTGCCTGATTCTCCCGGCGTATATCGTTGGAAAGATAAAGACGGACGCGTTATTTATGTAGGGAAGGCCGTCAATTTAAAAAACAGAGTTCGTTCCTATTTGAGGGAAGATAAGAACCGCTCTCCTAAAGTGGCAGCCATGATCCGTCATGCAGCGGATTTGGATATCACCATGACGGCAACAGAGATGGAAGCTCTTATTTTGGAATGCAATCTGATTAAAGAACTGCACCCGAAGTACAATATTTCCCTCCGTGATGATAAATCTTATCCCTATGTGAAAATCACGGTTAATGAAAAATGGCCGCGTATTCTTGTGACAAGAAATATCAGAAGAGATGATGGTGCTAAATATTTCGGCCCTTTTACTGATGTAGGGAGTCTGCGAAAAACGTTGAGTCTTATCCGCAGGCTGTATCCGATTAGGACCTGCCGGAGTATGAAGGTCAGCCGTCCATGCCTTCAATACCATATGAATCTGTGCTGTGCTCCTTGCTGGAATCACTGCACAGAAGAGCAATACCATGAGTATGTAGTAAAAACCTGTGATTTATTTGAAGGGAAAAATACGGAGCTTGTAAAGGCATTGCAAAAAGATATGGAGTCGGCATCGGAAGAAATGAATTTTGAACGTGCGGCGGTGCTCAGGGATCAGCTTCATGCTGTACAGAGTGTGCAGCAGAGGCAAAATATCGTTTCCAAAGAGGGTGATTTTGATGTGGTGGGGATGTCACGTCTTGATGAACACGCCGGTTTGGAAATTTTTTATATCCGTTACGGGAAAATGGTGGGGAAAGAAAATCTCAGTATTCCCGACAGTCTTCATGAAACGGATGAGGATATTATCGCGGCATTTATTAAAAATTTTTACGGTGCGAATCCATCTTCTGTACCGAAGGAAATCATACTGCCGATTTTGCCGCAGGAATCATTGCTTTTAACTGCGTGGCTGTCAAAACTTCGCAACGGTGATGTCAAAATATATGTTCCTGAACGTGGATTTAAGCGCAGATTGAAAGACATGGCGCAGTCTAACGCTGCGAAATACTTGGCGGATAAAAAATTACAATGGGAATATCAGGATGCCCGTGAACAAGGCGCTGTGAATAAATTGAAAGAACTGCTCCATTTGCCAAAGCTGCCTGAACGGATAGAATGTTTTGATATTTCTCATAATCAGGGTGCCGAAACTACAGGATCCATGGTTGTATTTGAAAGCGGACGCCCCAATAAAAAGGAATACCGCAGATTCAAACTGCAGTCGACTCAGGGGACGCCCGATGATTTCAAGTCTATGGCAGAAGTTATGGCACGGAGATATGGTATAGAAACCAAGTGGCCAAGACCGGATTTGATTGTTCTCGACGGCGGCAAAGGCCAGCTGGATGCTGCGCTTCCGGTGATCCGAAGCTGTGGAATTGATACACCGGTCATTGGCCTTGCCAAGCGTATGGAAGAAATCTATGTGGAAGGGCAGACGGATCCGATTATCATTGATCCGCATGAGCCGGCGCTGCAGCTCCTGCAATTTATTCGTGATGAAGCCCATCGTTTTGTTATCACTTATCATAGAAAGTGGACGACAAAAAGGAATACGGAATCCATATTGGATCATATTGCGGGAATCGGACCACAGCGTAGAAATGCACTGTGGCATGCTTTCCGTTCGCTTGATGAAATGCGGAATGCGACAGTGGAGGAACTTACCCGTGTGAAAGGGATGAATAAAACGGCAGCAGAAAATGTTTTCCGGTTTTTCAGGATGAAGAAGGACGAAAAACGAATGTTGGTGGAAGGATTTATTGATAGGGAAAGAGATGATTTATCGAAATTTTAA